TCGAGCTGCCGCTCGTGACCGCGCCGGTGTCTTTGGATGCGCAACCGGTGCCGTTCGATCCCTATGCGCTCGGGTTGATGCTGGGCGACGGCTGTATGTCCGGCGTGACGACACCGGCCTTCACGACAAAGGACCCGGAACTGGTCGACGCATTGGTGGATGCCGTACCCGGCATTCGCGCGCGGCAGAGGACCGAGATCGATTACGTGCTCAACCGGATCGCCACACCAGGTGAAGTGATCACCATCGAGAACCCGGTGACCGGCGCGATGCGAGCGCTGGGACTCTGGGGCACGAAGTCGCCGACGAAGTTCGTGCCGAGGCAGTACCTGCTCAACTCGGCGGCGGTACGGCTCGCGGTGCTGCAGGGTCTGCTGGACACCGACGGTGGGCCGGTTGGTCAGGCGGGACGTACCTGCCGCGTCCAGTACACGACCGTGTCCGACCGACTCCGCGACGACGTGATGTTCCTCGTTCAATCGTTGGGCGGCATCGTCACCATGCGCACGCGCGTCGCGGAGGGGCGTAACCCGGGCAAAGCGCGAGGGCGCGAAGTCTCGCACCGCCACGACGCCCATGTGCTCGACATCCGACTCCCAGCCGAAGTCGCGCCGTTCCGACTCGGCCGCAAGGCGGCCCGCTACAGCGCGGACGGCTTCAAGGAGCCCAAGCGCTACATCGAGAGCATCGAATCGGAGGGCACCGAGGAGGCCGTCTGCATCAAAGTCGCCGCCGACGATTCGCTGTACGTCACCGAGGACTTCCTGCTGACACACAACACGTTGAATGACGCCTTCATCATCCTCGACGAGGCGCAGAACACCACGGGCGAGCAGATGAAGATGTTCCTCACCCGACTGGGTTTCGGCTCCAAGGTGGTCGTCACCGGTGACACCACGCAGGTCGACCTGCCGGGGGGCGCGCAGAGCGGTCTGAGCGCCGCGACACGCATCCTCGACGGCATCGACGACATCCACTTCTCGCACCTCACCAGTGCCGACGTGGTCCGGCACCGACTCGTCGCCGACATCGTCGACGCGTACGGCCGGGCAGAGGACAACGAGCGGGGCGGGCGACTGCGCGATGCCGATCGGTTGCCGGGCAACCGCGCCGCGCGACGGGCGTCGACCCACGGGCGTCGCTCATGAGCATCGAACTCGCCAACGAATCAGGTGTCGAGGTCCCCGCGGATCTCATCATCGAGGCGGCGCGCTTCGCCATCGTCGCGATGGACGTCCACCCGGCCGCCGAGTTGTCGGTGCTGTGCATCGACGAGGACGCGATGGCCGACATGCACATGCAATGGATGGACCTGCCCGGCCCGACCGATGTGATGAGCTTCCCGATGGACGAATTGGTGCCGGGCGGGCGACCCGACGCCGCGGAACCGGGGCCGGCGATCCTCGGTGACATCGTGCTGTGTCCCGCGTTCGCCGCCCAGCAGGCGAAGACCGCGCGTCGCTCGTTCGAGCACGAA
This sequence is a window from Gordonia insulae. Protein-coding genes within it:
- a CDS encoding PhoH family protein — its product is MSDDNPDLSTPTSRTLAGRSVTSNVEISPEVVFGLLGTSDVNLRTLEQLLPADIHVRGNQVTLTGVPADVAASERVIAELVDLVGRGTPLTPDLVRHSVSMLSEGSAESPADVLSLDILSRRGKTIRPKTLNQKKYVDAIDNNTIVFGLGPAGTGKTYLAMAKAVQALQSKSVNRIILTRPAVEAGERLGFLPGTLSEKIDPYLRPLYDALHDMMDPESIPKLMAAGVIEVAPLAYMRGRAQPLSTRVLTAAGFRPIGELQVGDSVIGSDGTPTEVLGVYPQGFKDIVRVTTQDGASTLCSTDHLWSVYTRSDRRRGKGPRVLAAKEMIGNLRAAHHHRFELPLVTAPVSLDAQPVPFDPYALGLMLGDGCMSGVTTPAFTTKDPELVDALVDAVPGIRARQRTEIDYVLNRIATPGEVITIENPVTGAMRALGLWGTKSPTKFVPRQYLLNSAAVRLAVLQGLLDTDGGPVGQAGRTCRVQYTTVSDRLRDDVMFLVQSLGGIVTMRTRVAEGRNPGKARGREVSHRHDAHVLDIRLPAEVAPFRLGRKAARYSADGFKEPKRYIESIESEGTEEAVCIKVAADDSLYVTEDFLLTHNTLNDAFIILDEAQNTTGEQMKMFLTRLGFGSKVVVTGDTTQVDLPGGAQSGLSAATRILDGIDDIHFSHLTSADVVRHRLVADIVDAYGRAEDNERGGRLRDADRLPGNRAARRASTHGRRS
- the ybeY gene encoding rRNA maturation RNase YbeY, with amino-acid sequence MSIELANESGVEVPADLIIEAARFAIVAMDVHPAAELSVLCIDEDAMADMHMQWMDLPGPTDVMSFPMDELVPGGRPDAAEPGPAILGDIVLCPAFAAQQAKTARRSFEHELSMLTIHGVLHLLGYDHAEPDEEKEMFGLQNRILEEFYAERHRRAQEQRQSDRDTRLLTNIGFTETSLPENEATEDK